From the genome of Blautia pseudococcoides, one region includes:
- a CDS encoding Hsp20/alpha crystallin family protein → MRMIPSIFGEDLFDEWMDFPFEREFFGRKNPLYGKNEKNLMKTDVKEREDSYEVDIDLPGFKKENVSARLENGYLIIQAAKSLDKDKEDKEGKYIRRERYAGSCSRSFYVGEGITQNEINAKFEDGILRLTVPKKDRKQVEENKYISIEG, encoded by the coding sequence ATGAGAATGATACCCAGTATTTTTGGAGAAGATTTATTTGACGAATGGATGGACTTTCCTTTTGAGAGAGAGTTTTTCGGAAGAAAAAATCCTCTGTACGGAAAGAACGAGAAGAATCTTATGAAGACCGATGTAAAAGAGAGGGAAGATTCCTACGAAGTTGATATCGACCTGCCGGGCTTCAAGAAAGAGAACGTATCTGCCAGACTGGAGAACGGATATCTTATCATACAGGCAGCAAAATCTCTTGACAAAGACAAAGAGGACAAGGAAGGAAAATATATCCGCAGAGAGCGTTATGCGGGAAGCTGTTCCAGGAGCTTCTATGTGGGAGAGGGTATCACCCAGAATGAGATCAACGCCAAATTTGAAGATGGGATCCTTCGCCTGACCGTACCAAAGAAGGACAGAAAGCAGGTTGAAGAGAACAAGTATATCTCCATCGAAGGATAA
- a CDS encoding arginase family protein: protein MKTVIMNFSGVYPEEDFYKQESYEMMDLTRAEGVNCYCTGEAEQEIKGKMETYGPYGIHFLDSGNYHYVSKLWMEMIDTPFSLLLFDNHTDMQESAFFGLLSCGSWVREALLSNPMLKSVCIAGPKEADLKRDIPADRVTWISGEELGEGSMEKFYEFLEKDPWPLYISVDKDILCREDAATNWDQGEVKLDCLTGWIEEAAAARKCIGADICGENPPEGGFCENRELHINSQTNKRLQQVMAKVLVKFLNNSNSYQND from the coding sequence ATGAAAACAGTTATCATGAATTTTTCCGGTGTGTATCCGGAGGAGGATTTTTATAAACAGGAATCATATGAGATGATGGATCTTACCCGGGCGGAAGGTGTGAACTGCTACTGTACCGGTGAGGCAGAGCAGGAGATCAAGGGGAAAATGGAAACGTACGGCCCTTATGGTATCCATTTTCTGGATTCCGGCAATTATCACTATGTGAGCAAACTCTGGATGGAGATGATAGACACACCGTTTTCCCTTCTTCTCTTTGACAACCATACAGATATGCAGGAGTCCGCGTTTTTCGGGCTTTTGTCCTGCGGTAGCTGGGTGAGGGAGGCCCTGTTGTCCAATCCTATGCTGAAAAGTGTGTGTATTGCAGGTCCGAAAGAGGCGGACCTTAAAAGGGATATCCCTGCAGACCGGGTGACATGGATATCAGGGGAGGAACTGGGGGAAGGAAGCATGGAAAAATTTTATGAGTTTTTAGAGAAGGATCCCTGGCCTTTATACATTTCTGTGGACAAGGACATTCTCTGCCGTGAGGATGCAGCCACGAACTGGGACCAGGGGGAAGTGAAACTGGACTGTCTCACAGGCTGGATCGAGGAGGCCGCGGCCGCAAGGAAATGTATTGGAGCAGACATCTGCGGTGAAAATCCACCGGAAGGCGGTTTCTGTGAAAATAGGGAATTACACATAAACAGTCAGACAAATAAAAGATTACAACAGGTAATGGCTAAAGTGTTGGTAAAATTTCTTAATAATAGTA